taaaaaaataagtctttaattttttgtcttGAAGATAAATAAATCAtcgattaattaaaaatacaaaatgtctttcattttttaatatataagacATTTAAATCTTTATAAAGAACTGATATGtccttatatattttaaatgaaaaaatttatcatattttaaaacgttgaaaacttttttatattttcaattaatcaaaAATTCGTGTGATTTCGAATTAAAAAGTTAGAATCTTATTAGTTATTACTCATTTAAAAAcaaattgtgtttttttttttttaaagtgtaaaaactaaaaagagttGAAGCCTGAAAGATCTAAAAACACACATTCATTCACTTTCATTTGAGTGGCTCACACATACAAAAGTGTGTTTGTTTTATGCGTGCGTCTGTGTTTTCCTTTTCATCCTCAAAAATCCTTTTGCATTCTTTCATTTGACATAATCCTTTTATCTCTTTAACTCTTTTCTCTATGTCTCCATAGGCAGACATTTAcataacaaagaaaacaaaagaaaataatgaagCTTCTTACAATAATGCTACTCATGTTGTTCCTTATTCTCCACAAACCAAGTTTCGTTCTTTCTTCAACAATTGATTACCCTTTTGCTCCTTCACCTCAAATTCAAGCCATTTCTACATCAATGGCTTCTTCACCTTCATCCCCTGGTACTTACTTCTACTCATTCAACAcctatctttctctctctttctatttgtttcattttctttgtctttttcttcttctttcttccattTGTTGTCTTTATCACTACCTGCTCCTTCTTATGACATTTCTATTTCCAagagtttcaaaatttaaatttcaaaaaaaaaaaaaacatatggtaattgcatgaaattagactgataataataataataataataataataataataataataataaggatatttcttttttttattttatttttgctcacactgttatttaatatttattgaacaggttttgaacaagagaatgaAAAGCAGGGCATGGATTCACACAGGAAAATGGTGATAGCTTTTGTTGTTGCCAGCACTGCACTTAGTGCACTCATTTTATGCCTCTTATTCTTCTGGATTTATTATCATACAAGCCATTCATCAAAATCCAAAAGGACAAGTGTTCAAAACTCAGGTacttcttatttaatttttcttttcactaTTCCATTTCAGAGAtttattcttgttttattttttttcaacattaaatttgtttcttttttctattttgaagGGCAAGATGCTGAGAAAGGGGCATATTTGAGCAAATTTAGTTCTATAAAGATGGTGGGTAAGAAGGGTTGTGTTCCAATAATTGATTATAAGCAAATAGAAAAGGGCACAAATAATTTCAAGGAGAGTAATATTTTGGGGGAGGGTGGTTTTGGATGTGTTTATAAGGCTACTTTGGATGATAATTTGGATGTTGCTGTTAAAAAACTTCACTGTGAAAATCAATATGCTGAGACAGAATTTGAGGTAATGCTGCTCATaatctttctttctcttccataatttagtttttttttcaattttgttgtgCACCTGTATTTTGTTAACAACTAatataaattctttttgttttgtttcttaaaaaccaatttaaatatataattagttaATGAAAACAGTTGATTTTGTCTGGTTGTCAAAAATGTCTAATATACTAATAGGAAAAGTATAGTTAAACAACTCATAACCAGCCAACTTTAAACAacttcaattaataattattaattttatattttttttaaaaaaatttaaataatcactaattaatgacaattaattaatatgGAGTGGAATTTAAAAATGCTTGTTGGCTAGACCTAGCAGGGTTGATACTAATGATATTTTCTGATTAtccatttttttatgaaatatttagagtttaattactaatattattattagtgtgAAAAATGTTTTACAACACTATTATTCAATTAGATATTGATAAAAACTTTTATATGATAATTATAAGTGGTTAAATTGAACACTTCTATTGCTggtgtaataataataatatatgactaaatatttgtttaaatatttaatagcttGATAACTTTGCAGAATAAGGTGGAATTGTTAAGTAAAATTCAGCATCCCAACATAATTTCTTTATTGGGTTGTAGCAACGATGGCATTACAAAGTTTATTGTCTATGAATTGATGCACAATGGATCATTGGAAACCCAATTACATGGTAAAACaccttatcttaattttattttaatgttacCTAGTAGAGAAAcaaattgaaataataatagtaataatgaGGCCAATTATTAAGATAAACATATATTAATCTCTATATTTTTCTGAATTTTGTGACTATGTGAAGGACCTTCTCATGGCTCAGCATTGACTTGGCATATGAGGATGAAGATTGCTCTTGACACAGCAAGGCAATAATAATCTTACCTAATCAATTCTTTATCTTCCCACTTGTTATTTGAATAATCTTATTATATACTAATAAATATGTCTAATACCTTAATATGAAAAGTTAAGCTTTTAAATTTCTAATCTATTCATTATAGAGCCCAAAAGAGTTTTAAATTTTCACATTAAAGTTTTAGGCATAAATTAAGTTAAGTACATTTATTTTTGTAAGATTGtaagatattattataacatatcatttttcttgttatttatttCCATTTGTGTTTAACATAATATTGATTGATGTTTAACCAGAGGATTAAAATATCTGCATGAGCACTGTTACCCTGCAGTGATCCATAGAGATCTGAAATCTTCTAATATTCTTTTAGATGCAAACTTCAATGCAAAGGTAAACAAGACAAATACCATGTTGAAATtactatattaattttttattttttatttttttcccaaTTTCTACTATACATGTAGCAATATTATGTTATTGtatttactaaaatttaattttacttaTACTTATTTTGTGAATATTAATCAATATGATCAGATTTGTGATTTTGGGCTTGCCATAACTGATGGGTCCCAAAATAAGAACAACATCAAGCTTTCAGGCACATTGGGGTATGTAGCTCCAGAGTATCTTTTAGATGGTATGCCTACTCAACTTTTATATAAACAAAGCTTGCTtgtttgcattattattattagtttaattttttggattaaCTCTAAGTTCATTATCAAGCCACTCTTcattttttaagtttgattcCAATCTTTTTTCCTAATATGTACTTAGTTGCTATTCTTTCCAATATTAattgttctttcttttttactttatttggtatcaattaattatgagtaaatttttgtttttgctaataaaaatttaaaaagacttgacaaatttttatgaatgaaagaaaatttttgtgtgacaaaaatatctaaatataattttattcgtAGATAGATTTATtagcattttaaatttttatgagtGAAAATAAGAGTTTATTCATCTTTATGAgtataaagttattttttatttattaataaatttggaatttttataattagaaataataatttactcattatttactttaaaaaatattctggtATCTTCCAACTTTTTCAAAAGTATGGTACTTTGTAGGAATCAATAGTTAATAAGATCAATCCACGTATGctctttttatttaatgaagtaaatttattttaaaaataaatatagtagaTACATCCatccattaaataataatatccatTTATTAGTCAGATTGTGTTCACAAGTGTCtctaacttaaaaaatataaaaaacaaaataaaaaaaacttgtttGTTTGTTTCATTTATTGGGTACTTATTCATAAACATAGAATATTTTACCTAATACCATTATGACaaatgtctttttctttaaataaattcATGTTTTCTAGTATCTTTGTATTTATATTCCGAGAAAATCATGACTAACAAGGAAATTCCAATATGTTTAACAAAAATTGCAAAGTTTTCAAGTAAGCAGATCCAAGATAACATTTCTTTTGGACCTAAATGATCTGTCAAACTTGTGGTGTGTTCTTGCATTGGGAATGTAGCAGCTGCCCCAAGTGACCTAGCaactctaataaaataatacattatTAAATTGCTTATGTTGTTTGTTACACTTTGCAACTCATGCATGGTTTGCTCTAGTTGCTTCTTGTCagtgatttaaaaataatatatgatcATAACTACTAACTAGTGTGGTAAGCCCTGCATACATTGAGTGAGGTGGAGGATTTGATTATTGTCTCAAAGATGGGAAACATTGCAAGGTTTTTCCTCAgttgaaaatttaattaatttggtgtGGGGTTGTTATGTAGTTTAATTATTGTCCTTTCTGAGttaaaactatatattaaaCTTTCAGATATAAATAAGAGTTTATGGTATAAAAGAAGTGTTAAGACTGTTATTAGtggaaattttttaattttttaataaatatataaaaatttgaattatgtatatttttgtaaaaatgtttCAGTTGAGAATTTTAACATGTGTTTTTACAATATATATTACCTAAATTCTATAAacaaattgaattatttttcaataattttttaaggacATTGAGTAAACAGCTAGAATTCCTACTAGTTTGACTTTTTGGAACAATATTTTTGTTCCgatatttaattaagttttatGTTGACAAAGGTagttaatttttatagtatCTAATTagatattgtaaaaaaatattggatTATCTACTAATAAGGAGATTAAAACtagattatataattatttgattCCAGGTAAATTGACTGATAAAAGTGATGTGTATGCTTTTGGAGTTGTGCTTTTGGAGCTTCTATTAGGAAGAAAGCCTGTGGAGAAACTGGCACCATCACAATGCCAATCTATTGTCACATGGGtactaattttgtttttaattccaaggattgaaattgaatttggGATTTGAGTGACATATGGAAATTCTTGATTATTGCAGGCCATGCCACATCTCACAGACAGATCCATGCTTCCAACTATTGTGGACCCTGTGATTAAGGATGCAATGGATCTCAAGCACTTGTACCAGGTTTGAGAACCTAGTCAAAATTTAAGACATAAATTTCAGTTTTTATGGATTACCCTTTTTGGCAATTACATTCAATATCCTATGTTTATTCTAGAGTTAGTAAAACGTTCTTGCATTTGTATATATGAATTAAGTCTTAATGTATTATCAGTGTAAAACCTTTTTAATCAACTCTCACTTTTGTTtctaacaaaagataaaaaaggatAAATTATTGTGCTTGATTACTAGTGGTTAGAATTTAGAATGAGAATATCTTAAAGGGGCAAAATAGGAATATACaaggaaaagaagaacaaagacaTGTTGGAAAAACAGTTTCATTAATCAGTCCAATCTCTCCCTCTCAATTCACATCCTTGCATGGACACAAATTTTTGTCCCTTAATATTGCATGTCCTAGTAATCAAACATCTTTTGTCCTTTGTTTTCATGTCTTTATTGTCTTGGATTACTAGGACAATAGCCAAACAGAACCTTTGATATCTAGTGTAAcccaaaagataaaattaaatgataataacTCTTTAAgcatcaaaattattattttttttttttgaaacaaagaaAGCTCAACACATTAAAATGGAGCAAACAaacgaaataaacataaagaaCTACTAACAAAATCCATCCCCTGCCATCTCCAGCATGCCATCAGCCTTCCACAGGATCACCACCCCGCCATTCTGTGTAGCTCAACATTGTCCTTGTGTGAATTATCTCAATACGTGCTCTTTTATTGTTGAATATTCTAGCATTACGTTCTAACCAGATGTTCCAAATCACAGCAAAAAACGCCGTCATCCACATCTTCTGTCCTTGTTGCCTATTGGgcatcaaaattatttttattatgctATATTGAAAgcctttttttttgtgtgtgtagGTTGCTGCCGTGGCTGTGTTGTGTGTGCAACCGGAGCCGAGTTACCGGCCGCTGATTGCGGATGTTCTGCACTCACTTATTCCTCTTGTACCTGTTGAGCTTGGAGGAACACTCAGAGTTTCACAAGTGACACAACAAGTTTTACCAATTGATGATGTTGCTGAGAATTCTAGTCACTCAATTTGAAGACAAGACAACATCACATACTGATAATAATCCAGGGCATGTTTTTGTCATGCTGCTAAAACCAGTTAGGCTTAGGCCTAATAATCAAGGTAGGAATTCTAAACAGAGACATGATAATTAGGGTCTGTTCGGTTCGgttctgtttttattttca
This portion of the Arachis duranensis cultivar V14167 chromosome 6, aradu.V14167.gnm2.J7QH, whole genome shotgun sequence genome encodes:
- the LOC107495433 gene encoding probable receptor-like protein kinase At1g80640, which translates into the protein MKLLTIMLLMLFLILHKPSFVLSSTIDYPFAPSPQIQAISTSMASSPSSPGFEQENEKQGMDSHRKMVIAFVVASTALSALILCLLFFWIYYHTSHSSKSKRTSVQNSGQDAEKGAYLSKFSSIKMVGKKGCVPIIDYKQIEKGTNNFKESNILGEGGFGCVYKATLDDNLDVAVKKLHCENQYAETEFENKVELLSKIQHPNIISLLGCSNDGITKFIVYELMHNGSLETQLHGPSHGSALTWHMRMKIALDTARGLKYLHEHCYPAVIHRDLKSSNILLDANFNAKICDFGLAITDGSQNKNNIKLSGTLGYVAPEYLLDGKLTDKSDVYAFGVVLLELLLGRKPVEKLAPSQCQSIVTWAMPHLTDRSMLPTIVDPVIKDAMDLKHLYQVAAVAVLCVQPEPSYRPLIADVLHSLIPLVPVELGGTLRVSQVTQQVLPIDDVAENSSHSI